From Gimesia panareensis, the proteins below share one genomic window:
- a CDS encoding phytanoyl-CoA dioxygenase family protein yields the protein MADSKEFKAVPLEEELSQLERDLKFYPSTTADPQLLTVAQIEDFNRDGFLRGMRIFNDQEVIENREYFDRLLEQVIAAGGNSYSISTAHMKYGKVYDLLTHPKIVAYVKDLLGENVIAWGSHFFCKMPHDGKAVSWHQDASYWPLSPSKAVTVWLAIDDADPENANMRFISGSHHYGHMTYRPSGSHEDNVLNQTIDNPEQYGTPIDDTLKAGEISIHSDLLLHGSEANESDRRRCGLTLRYCAADVRAGMDWNAKGVIVSGSDPSGHWLNPPRPEND from the coding sequence ATGGCTGACTCCAAAGAATTCAAGGCAGTTCCCCTCGAAGAAGAACTGTCACAACTCGAACGCGATCTCAAATTTTATCCTTCCACCACTGCCGACCCTCAGCTGCTGACGGTCGCACAGATCGAAGACTTCAACCGCGACGGCTTCCTCCGCGGCATGCGCATCTTCAACGATCAGGAAGTCATCGAGAACCGCGAATACTTCGACCGGCTGCTCGAGCAGGTCATCGCCGCCGGGGGTAACAGCTACTCCATCAGCACCGCCCACATGAAATACGGCAAGGTCTACGACCTGCTCACCCATCCCAAAATCGTCGCCTATGTCAAAGATCTGCTCGGCGAAAACGTGATCGCCTGGGGTTCGCACTTTTTCTGCAAAATGCCCCACGACGGGAAAGCCGTCTCCTGGCACCAGGACGCCAGCTACTGGCCCCTCTCCCCCTCCAAGGCCGTCACGGTCTGGCTGGCCATCGATGACGCCGACCCGGAAAACGCCAACATGCGGTTCATTTCCGGCAGCCATCACTACGGCCACATGACCTACCGGCCCAGCGGTTCCCATGAAGACAACGTACTGAATCAGACGATCGACAATCCCGAACAGTACGGCACCCCCATCGACGATACTTTGAAGGCCGGCGAGATCTCGATCCACTCCGACCTGCTGCTGCACGGTTCCGAAGCCAACGAGTCCGACCGCCGCCGCTGTGGCCTCACGCTCCGCTACTGTGCCGCCGACGTCCGGGCCGGCATGGACTGGAACGCCAAAGGGGTGATTGTCTCCGGATCCGATCCTTCCGGACACTGGCTCAATCCGCCCCGCCCCGAAAACGATTAA
- a CDS encoding helix-turn-helix domain-containing protein codes for MKTIFTTGQVAKICKVAPRTVSKWFDSGRLRGYRIPGSQDRRIPREHLIRFLKEHGMPLGELEDEAMGKLLLVGADTQVRASLDDLMATEDFKIEYAVSGFEAGIQAESLHPDCVIVDFAMGRNEALMIAQNLRRNKDYTDSVLIALLSDEDNASGFDRTLFNETFRKPFDAALLAERIRTLVGRKKQIA; via the coding sequence ATGAAAACGATCTTCACTACTGGCCAAGTAGCAAAGATCTGTAAGGTTGCACCCCGCACGGTTAGTAAGTGGTTCGACTCTGGACGCCTGAGAGGATACCGGATCCCCGGTTCTCAGGACCGACGAATCCCACGTGAGCACCTTATTCGATTTCTTAAAGAACACGGCATGCCATTAGGCGAACTGGAAGATGAAGCCATGGGCAAACTGCTGCTCGTTGGTGCCGATACCCAGGTTCGAGCCAGCCTTGACGATCTGATGGCAACAGAAGACTTCAAAATTGAATACGCCGTGAGCGGTTTTGAAGCCGGTATCCAGGCAGAATCACTGCACCCCGACTGCGTAATCGTTGATTTCGCAATGGGTCGCAACGAAGCTCTGATGATCGCACAAAACCTGCGACGCAACAAAGACTACACCGACTCTGTTCTGATTGCCCTGCTGAGCGATGAAGACAACGCCAGCGGTTTCGACAGAACACTGTTTAACGAAACTTTCCGGAAACCATTTGACGCTGCATTACTGGCCGAACGGATTCGGACCTTGGTTGGACGTAAAAAGCAGATCGCCTAA
- a CDS encoding ArnT family glycosyltransferase, whose translation MNQSTPQPALTVKAKLTPVAWYILVACLAFLLVAARLDCAEDLSLTGPGPGMTVDEPFNVGQGVFLVRAIRVYGLGIFAPESLREIFEHENYLPDHPPLGRLLIGIAHETVAGMAGEGERPFVVTYGRYASALCFACLVFVVGWFTYRRSGHVAGLVAAVAMIALPRVFGHAHLAALETVTALFYVIAVLAVIRFWDQAEPPTAKRACLTGILLGLALLTKIQAVLIPIPVIVWALWKWRQKAIVPLLCWGGVGVLVFFVGWPWLWFDPVGHLGEYLGRTTGRAAIYIDYFGTKYADRDVPWHYPWVMFLVTIPMGLLAFSLIGGWTMGRRPQDEKSARPGGGVLLIGSLLWPLVLFSWPGITVYDGVRLFLMVFPLAAILIGVGAAQICDWLSGRFSIRLARTAVGLLVLTQAYAAFAFAPCWLSYYSLLTGGLKGASALGMEVTYWGDSITADMLHDVVERVPENSYLQVAPILHPAYLQMLQETPEVKRKGIRLIPFDSERQGVSEYVLYFERKPYLPELLQPRQSDAWQAEIQVVRKQVPLARLVRLNPPR comes from the coding sequence ATGAATCAATCCACACCGCAACCTGCTCTGACAGTCAAAGCAAAACTGACGCCCGTCGCCTGGTACATCCTGGTGGCCTGTCTGGCGTTTCTGCTGGTGGCGGCCCGTCTCGACTGTGCAGAAGATCTGTCACTGACCGGCCCCGGCCCGGGAATGACCGTTGATGAACCGTTCAACGTAGGGCAGGGCGTGTTCCTGGTCCGCGCCATTCGCGTGTATGGACTGGGGATCTTCGCTCCGGAAAGTCTGCGGGAGATCTTTGAGCACGAGAACTACCTGCCCGACCATCCGCCGCTCGGACGCTTGCTGATTGGCATCGCCCATGAAACCGTGGCAGGGATGGCTGGAGAGGGAGAGCGGCCGTTCGTGGTCACCTATGGACGCTATGCGTCGGCGCTCTGTTTTGCCTGCCTGGTATTTGTGGTGGGCTGGTTTACTTACCGGCGGAGCGGGCACGTCGCGGGGCTGGTGGCTGCTGTGGCGATGATTGCGCTGCCCCGGGTGTTCGGACATGCCCACCTGGCGGCACTGGAGACGGTGACCGCGCTGTTTTACGTGATCGCTGTGCTGGCAGTAATCCGGTTCTGGGACCAGGCAGAGCCGCCAACCGCGAAGCGGGCCTGCCTGACCGGGATTCTGCTGGGGCTGGCACTGTTGACGAAGATTCAGGCGGTGCTGATTCCGATTCCTGTGATCGTCTGGGCGCTGTGGAAGTGGCGACAGAAAGCAATTGTGCCTCTGCTCTGCTGGGGAGGCGTGGGAGTGCTCGTCTTCTTCGTGGGCTGGCCGTGGCTCTGGTTTGATCCGGTGGGGCATCTGGGTGAGTACCTGGGACGGACCACGGGGCGGGCGGCGATTTATATCGATTACTTTGGTACCAAGTACGCCGACCGTGATGTACCCTGGCATTATCCGTGGGTCATGTTTCTGGTGACGATCCCCATGGGCCTGCTGGCGTTCAGCCTGATTGGCGGTTGGACAATGGGACGGCGTCCGCAGGACGAGAAATCCGCTCGGCCCGGAGGCGGAGTGCTACTGATTGGTTCGCTGCTCTGGCCGCTCGTCTTGTTTTCCTGGCCCGGGATTACGGTCTACGATGGCGTGCGGCTGTTTCTGATGGTCTTTCCGCTGGCTGCGATTCTGATCGGCGTGGGCGCGGCGCAGATCTGTGACTGGCTGTCGGGGCGGTTTTCAATTCGCCTGGCACGGACCGCGGTGGGGCTGCTGGTGCTGACGCAGGCATACGCCGCGTTCGCGTTCGCTCCCTGCTGGCTGAGTTACTACAGCCTGCTGACGGGAGGCCTCAAGGGGGCCAGTGCGCTGGGGATGGAAGTCACCTACTGGGGGGATTCGATCACCGCTGACATGTTACACGATGTGGTGGAGCGGGTGCCGGAGAATTCGTATCTCCAGGTGGCACCGATCCTGCATCCCGCGTACCTGCAGATGCTCCAGGAGACGCCGGAGGTGAAACGGAAGGGGATCCGGCTGATCCCCTTCGATTCCGAACGGCAGGGCGTGTCTGAATACGTGCTCTATTTCGAGCGGAAGCCTTATCTACCCGAACTGCTGCAGCCACGCCAGTCAGACGCGTGGCAGGCTGAGATCCAGGTGGTCCGCAAGCAGGTCCCCCTGGCGCGGCTGGTGCGCCTCAATCCGCCACGCTGA
- a CDS encoding tetratricopeptide repeat protein: MMNQRFRIPAFHASSLRRFTLILLCLCLLPTTLVRADKASDDFQLAIGLYKQNRWELATEMFQKYLKNYPNHTDVPLAKFYLGLTLVNQQKYKEARDVLREFVKQYPQNKNLPDALYRIAECSYLLDDLKTAESEFTDFLKRYPNHALEEWAYPYFGDVLLRQGKPDLAIKSFQRSLDRHPKGAMSQDAQFGLASSYLQNKQPDEAEKRFKEIADQKNHSRASDAQMALATSLFDRGKFQAAADAFLAVPTKFPESPLGTTARLNAGYAYYDLKDFPKAIEQFDLVAKDPAQAANALYWKGVSLKAAGQLSDAITTLEQAQQAKPSPGQQQLIKYQLADALLRNGKPAQAKTLFLELVKQAPQSDFADDSLHFATEAALLTDQLDEAAQLATRFEKEYPQSGLRLHQELLRGRIRDAQGKPEDMQAAIKHFETVLNQSKLDNTKLLARLYLARSYQKLKDYQKSIDVLKPYLDDTKTDKTTSEYADALILQSNNFNSLQKFPEAEALAKTYLKQFPNEPRYDQILANLILLTSKNDKPTEVDQYLAELEKRKPNLVLLIQTLRQLAERNYEHKQWSRAKQFFAEIVKRGSASPEFPAGLSGLSWSEFQLGEYASAATHFEQFTKEFPKNPLAAEASYMQGRSLESDQKLQAAVDVYRQTLQQFVPSRYAMLSGLQAARTLFQLKKIDEVNKAYEALLEKFPKPDNLDKILDEWALINYEAEQFDQSDAIFRRLVKETPDSELADNARLSLAESDLIAGKLDAAAKEFEALQGSDKSDQKVQEVSLYRLIEINLEQQKWEQVEKFSKDLLKRFPQNEYAAFARFHQAEAALYLNQIEAAQKELLALTTKDQIEQLGKQPWYPRVWVLLAETYFRQKKYEDVQKTVDQFREWDAESPFLYQAEEVLGRSLKNQAKFAEARKVFQKIIDAENSRRTETAAKCQFLLAETLMIQEKFKEALLAYLQVDIQYKFPEWQAPALFQAGMCHEALLEWKQALKTYQDFLKRFPEHELAARAKERIKLVQPRAQK; encoded by the coding sequence ATGATGAATCAACGTTTCCGGATCCCTGCCTTTCACGCGTCTTCCCTCCGCAGGTTCACTCTGATTCTGCTCTGCCTCTGTCTGCTCCCGACCACACTGGTCCGGGCCGATAAAGCCAGCGATGACTTTCAGCTCGCCATCGGCCTCTACAAGCAGAATCGCTGGGAACTGGCCACGGAGATGTTTCAGAAGTACCTCAAAAATTACCCGAATCACACCGACGTCCCGCTGGCCAAGTTTTACCTGGGTCTCACGCTCGTCAATCAGCAGAAGTACAAGGAAGCCCGCGACGTCCTGCGGGAGTTTGTGAAGCAGTATCCCCAGAACAAAAATCTCCCCGACGCCCTCTATCGCATCGCGGAGTGCAGCTATCTGCTCGACGACCTGAAGACGGCCGAATCCGAGTTCACCGATTTCCTCAAACGCTACCCCAACCACGCCCTCGAAGAATGGGCTTACCCCTACTTCGGCGACGTACTCCTCAGGCAGGGCAAACCCGATCTGGCCATCAAAAGCTTTCAGCGGTCACTCGATCGGCACCCGAAAGGAGCGATGTCTCAGGACGCGCAGTTCGGCCTCGCCTCTTCCTACCTGCAGAACAAACAGCCCGACGAAGCGGAAAAACGTTTCAAAGAGATCGCAGACCAGAAGAACCATTCCCGCGCCAGCGACGCCCAGATGGCATTGGCGACGTCCCTCTTTGATCGCGGTAAGTTTCAGGCAGCAGCAGACGCCTTCCTGGCGGTTCCCACGAAATTCCCGGAAAGCCCCCTGGGCACCACCGCCCGTCTGAATGCCGGCTACGCCTATTACGATCTGAAAGACTTCCCCAAGGCAATCGAACAGTTCGATCTGGTCGCCAAAGATCCCGCGCAGGCTGCCAATGCCCTGTACTGGAAAGGGGTCAGCCTCAAAGCCGCCGGTCAGCTCTCCGACGCGATCACCACACTGGAACAGGCACAGCAGGCCAAACCGTCGCCCGGCCAGCAGCAGCTCATCAAGTATCAGCTGGCCGACGCCCTGCTCCGCAACGGCAAACCGGCCCAGGCCAAAACCCTCTTTCTGGAGCTCGTCAAACAGGCGCCTCAAAGTGACTTTGCCGACGACAGTCTGCACTTCGCCACGGAAGCGGCCCTCTTGACCGACCAACTGGACGAAGCCGCACAGCTCGCAACGCGGTTTGAAAAGGAGTACCCCCAGAGCGGTCTGCGGCTGCACCAGGAACTGCTGCGGGGACGGATTCGCGATGCCCAGGGCAAGCCCGAAGATATGCAGGCCGCCATCAAACACTTTGAAACCGTGCTGAACCAGAGCAAGCTCGACAACACGAAACTGCTGGCCCGCCTGTACCTGGCCCGTTCGTATCAGAAGCTGAAAGACTATCAGAAATCAATCGACGTTCTGAAACCGTACCTCGACGATACGAAAACGGACAAAACCACCAGCGAATACGCCGACGCGCTCATCCTGCAGAGCAACAACTTCAACTCGCTCCAAAAATTCCCGGAAGCGGAAGCGTTAGCCAAAACGTATCTCAAACAGTTCCCCAATGAACCCCGCTACGATCAGATCCTCGCGAATCTGATCCTCCTGACGTCCAAAAACGACAAGCCCACGGAAGTCGATCAATACCTCGCCGAACTGGAAAAACGCAAACCGAATCTTGTTCTCCTGATCCAGACACTGCGTCAGCTGGCAGAACGCAACTACGAACACAAACAATGGAGCCGCGCGAAACAGTTCTTCGCTGAGATTGTGAAACGGGGTTCCGCATCCCCCGAATTCCCGGCGGGCCTCTCCGGTCTCTCCTGGAGTGAATTCCAGCTGGGCGAATATGCCTCGGCGGCAACGCACTTCGAACAGTTCACCAAAGAGTTCCCGAAGAATCCTCTCGCTGCAGAAGCCTCGTACATGCAGGGCCGCAGTCTGGAAAGCGATCAGAAACTCCAGGCCGCGGTCGACGTCTATCGGCAGACCCTCCAGCAGTTCGTCCCCTCGCGTTACGCCATGCTCTCCGGTCTGCAGGCTGCCCGCACACTGTTTCAGCTGAAGAAAATCGACGAAGTCAACAAAGCCTACGAAGCCCTGCTGGAAAAATTCCCCAAGCCCGACAACCTGGATAAGATTCTGGATGAATGGGCGCTGATCAATTACGAAGCCGAACAGTTCGACCAGTCAGATGCCATCTTCCGCCGACTCGTTAAAGAGACGCCGGACAGTGAACTCGCCGACAACGCCCGCCTGAGCCTGGCGGAGAGTGATCTCATCGCCGGCAAACTCGATGCCGCCGCGAAGGAATTCGAAGCCCTGCAGGGTTCTGACAAATCCGATCAGAAAGTGCAGGAAGTCTCTCTGTACCGCCTGATCGAAATCAACCTGGAACAGCAGAAATGGGAACAGGTCGAGAAGTTCTCCAAAGACCTGCTCAAGCGGTTCCCCCAGAATGAATACGCGGCTTTTGCCCGCTTCCACCAGGCGGAAGCCGCCCTCTACCTGAATCAGATCGAAGCCGCCCAGAAAGAACTGCTGGCGCTGACCACCAAAGATCAGATCGAGCAACTGGGCAAGCAGCCCTGGTACCCGCGGGTCTGGGTCCTGCTCGCGGAAACCTACTTCCGGCAGAAAAAATACGAAGACGTACAGAAAACCGTGGATCAGTTCCGCGAGTGGGATGCGGAGAGCCCCTTCCTGTACCAGGCGGAAGAGGTGCTGGGACGCAGCCTGAAAAATCAGGCTAAATTCGCTGAGGCCCGCAAAGTCTTCCAGAAAATCATCGACGCGGAAAACTCTCGGCGGACCGAAACCGCCGCCAAGTGCCAGTTCCTGCTCGCTGAAACCCTGATGATCCAGGAAAAATTCAAGGAGGCCCTGCTCGCCTATCTGCAGGTGGATATTCAATATAAGTTCCCCGAATGGCAGGCCCCGGCACTGTTTCAGGCAGGCATGTGCCACGAAGCCCTGCTGGAATGGAAACAGGCCCTGAAAACATATCAGGATTTCCTGAAACGTTTCCCGGAACACGAACTGGCCGCCCGTGCCAAAGAACGCATCAAGCTCGTCCAGCCCCGGGCCCAAAAATAA
- a CDS encoding MIP/aquaporin family protein yields MQKYFAEIFGTFILLFCGAGAIVTNQVSEGTVTHVGIALVFGLVVTAIIYAIGEISGAHINPAVTIAFWVARRFPGNQVLPYIICQVIGAFAACLLLRVTFPGLTNYGMTLPAGTEIQSLILEVVLTWILMFVVLCVSTGAKETGILAGVAIGAVIALEAMFAGPICGASMNPARSLAPALVSGHLQSLWLYLVGPIAGAVLAVPSLWLVRNNTHVIEIDTKIEIEIETESAEAP; encoded by the coding sequence ATGCAAAAATACTTCGCGGAAATCTTCGGCACCTTCATCCTGCTGTTTTGCGGCGCCGGTGCCATCGTCACCAACCAGGTTTCCGAAGGAACTGTGACGCACGTCGGCATCGCCCTGGTGTTCGGCCTGGTTGTCACCGCCATCATTTATGCGATCGGCGAAATCTCCGGTGCGCATATCAACCCCGCCGTCACCATCGCCTTCTGGGTCGCACGTCGCTTTCCCGGAAACCAGGTGCTGCCTTATATCATCTGTCAGGTCATCGGGGCTTTCGCCGCCTGCCTGCTGCTGCGAGTCACATTCCCGGGCTTGACCAATTACGGCATGACCCTCCCGGCGGGCACCGAGATTCAGTCCCTGATCCTGGAAGTGGTCCTGACCTGGATCCTGATGTTTGTCGTATTGTGCGTCAGTACCGGTGCCAAAGAGACCGGCATCCTGGCCGGCGTCGCCATCGGTGCGGTGATCGCGCTGGAAGCCATGTTTGCCGGCCCCATCTGCGGGGCGTCCATGAACCCGGCCCGCTCACTGGCACCGGCACTGGTCAGCGGCCACCTGCAGTCACTCTGGCTGTATCTCGTCGGTCCGATCGCAGGCGCTGTCCTCGCAGTCCCCTCGCTCTGGCTGGTCCGCAATAATACACACGTCATAGAAATAGATACCAAAATAGAAATCGAAATCGAAACCGAATCTGCGGAGGCACCCTGA
- a CDS encoding MotA/TolQ/ExbB proton channel family protein, with protein sequence MINLRHSQQDFSTPDAKVQSPSRRLLSLTMTLLFASLLILQPASAQERLPKVVEERGDGQLVEAADPNGPLPKSVAAVNKRRSIPSTPEDIIEEMGYFLLPFVIASIISMWFIIERLVILRSGRVIPRHFVSRFLKLLRDGKLNARSALKLCEENPSPIASVFAHGVRKWGKPSVEVEQAIIDGGERQLSQLRKHLRVINGVATVAPLMGLLGTVIGMILAFNDIANSSAMGKAEELAGGIALALLTTAFGLGIAIPSLIMYMYLAGKVDGLVMEMDQNAQDLVHLISAEGLAASAASRKSASSAPVTKTKAKPDKTASKS encoded by the coding sequence ATGATCAATCTTCGCCACAGTCAACAGGATTTCTCTACACCCGACGCCAAGGTCCAGAGCCCCTCTCGACGACTGCTGAGTCTGACCATGACCCTGCTCTTCGCTTCGCTGCTGATTCTCCAGCCGGCCTCTGCCCAGGAACGGCTGCCCAAAGTCGTGGAAGAGCGGGGGGACGGGCAGCTGGTCGAAGCAGCTGATCCGAACGGTCCCCTGCCCAAGTCGGTCGCCGCTGTGAATAAACGCAGATCGATCCCCTCGACCCCGGAAGACATCATCGAGGAAATGGGATACTTCCTGCTCCCGTTTGTCATTGCATCCATTATCTCCATGTGGTTCATCATCGAACGACTGGTGATTCTCAGATCCGGACGGGTGATCCCCAGACACTTCGTCAGCCGCTTTCTCAAGCTGCTCCGGGACGGGAAGCTCAACGCCCGCTCGGCACTCAAGCTCTGTGAGGAAAACCCCAGCCCGATCGCCTCCGTCTTTGCCCACGGCGTCCGCAAATGGGGCAAGCCCAGCGTCGAAGTGGAACAGGCGATTATCGATGGCGGCGAACGGCAGCTGTCACAACTTCGTAAACATCTCCGCGTGATCAACGGCGTCGCAACAGTCGCCCCGCTGATGGGTCTCCTGGGAACCGTCATCGGCATGATCCTCGCCTTCAACGACATCGCCAACAGCAGTGCCATGGGAAAAGCCGAAGAGCTCGCGGGCGGCATTGCCCTGGCCCTCTTGACCACCGCCTTCGGTCTGGGCATCGCCATCCCCTCCCTGATCATGTACATGTACCTGGCCGGCAAAGTAGATGGCCTCGTCATGGAAATGGATCAGAACGCACAGGACCTCGTGCACCTCATCTCCGCCGAAGGCCTCGCTGCCAGCGCCGCGAGTCGGAAGTCAGCCTCGTCCGCTCCCGTGACCAAAACCAAAGCCAAACCGGACAAAACCGCCAGCAAGTCGTAA
- a CDS encoding SMP-30/gluconolactonase/LRE family protein — MTNWQYILVLGVAFSGLADSMVSAETPAPTGDAAIVSPDAKVETLWVDKGFTEGACVDTDGIIYFSDINFSGGKGKIMAFDPATGKTTVFSADSGQSNGLMIDQKGRMLAACGANNGKQCLARISKKGTPKCLVGKFEGKKFNAPNDLVIHPKGWVYFTDPRYVGFEPLELDHMSVFRYDPKDKTVHRVTTDIGKPNGVVVSPDGKTLYVAETDNGLSGLEKDPPKNPKRRMTFNAFPIKADGSLGKKKVLVDFGTKENGIDGMTVDQQGNIYAAVRAESRFGIVVFSPEGKELAYIPTPELPTNCTFGVGKDASTLYITAGSGLYRVPCKIPGFHPSLPLKK, encoded by the coding sequence ATGACCAACTGGCAATACATTCTCGTACTGGGCGTCGCCTTCTCCGGACTGGCGGATTCAATGGTCTCCGCTGAAACACCGGCCCCCACCGGCGACGCGGCAATCGTCTCCCCGGACGCCAAAGTAGAAACACTCTGGGTCGATAAAGGCTTCACCGAAGGAGCCTGCGTCGACACCGATGGCATCATCTATTTCAGCGACATCAACTTCTCCGGCGGCAAAGGCAAAATCATGGCCTTCGATCCCGCCACCGGTAAAACCACCGTCTTCAGCGCTGATAGCGGGCAGAGCAACGGACTGATGATCGACCAGAAAGGCCGCATGCTGGCCGCCTGTGGCGCCAACAATGGGAAGCAGTGCCTCGCACGCATCAGCAAAAAAGGAACACCCAAGTGCCTCGTCGGCAAATTTGAGGGCAAGAAATTCAACGCACCCAACGACCTGGTGATTCATCCTAAAGGCTGGGTCTACTTCACCGATCCCCGCTACGTCGGCTTTGAACCGCTGGAACTCGATCACATGAGCGTCTTCCGCTACGACCCCAAAGACAAAACCGTCCACCGGGTCACCACCGACATCGGCAAACCGAACGGCGTCGTTGTCTCGCCCGATGGCAAGACCCTCTATGTCGCGGAAACCGACAACGGGTTAAGCGGCCTGGAGAAAGATCCCCCCAAAAATCCAAAACGACGGATGACCTTCAACGCCTTTCCCATCAAAGCCGACGGCTCATTGGGAAAGAAAAAAGTCCTGGTTGACTTCGGCACCAAAGAGAACGGCATTGATGGCATGACCGTCGATCAGCAAGGCAACATCTACGCCGCAGTCCGTGCCGAGAGTCGCTTCGGTATCGTCGTCTTTTCACCGGAAGGCAAAGAGCTGGCTTACATTCCCACTCCGGAACTGCCTACCAACTGCACCTTCGGCGTCGGCAAAGACGCATCCACGCTTTACATCACCGCCGGCAGCGGTCTGTATCGGGTCCCCTGTAAAATCCCGGGGTTCCATCCGTCACTGCCTCTGAAAAAATAG
- a CDS encoding HAD family hydrolase: protein MAQTLQEYADWLSNRDDLIWPVAPALETPKATPFLKPLRRISAVTFSIYGTLLHIADGALLLDHQQQLRIQIALDKTIKEFNMWNSMSRKPGAPWEYMLSQYRTLLEDQQMASNVAKGEKPEINSAAIWKQLIERLQKNEYTFDESFYGNLDDFSLKVAYFFHSSMQGISPMPAALETLCQLSQQGKKLALFADAQPFTLVQLLRGLSSQGTLPPLSELFTQECFCFSYREEVRKPSASLYEKLLSRFKQLEISPEEILHVGSRIHDDLAVARQLGMKTALFAGDSLSIQASKEEVRNPDSKPDRLITDLSQLAEILD, encoded by the coding sequence ATGGCGCAGACTCTCCAAGAATATGCTGACTGGTTATCCAACCGGGATGATCTGATCTGGCCCGTGGCCCCCGCGCTGGAGACGCCCAAAGCCACCCCCTTCCTCAAACCGCTCCGCAGAATCTCGGCAGTCACCTTCAGTATCTATGGAACACTGCTCCATATCGCCGACGGTGCCCTGCTCCTGGACCACCAGCAACAGCTGCGAATTCAGATCGCCCTCGATAAGACCATCAAAGAATTCAATATGTGGAACAGCATGTCCCGCAAGCCGGGAGCCCCCTGGGAATACATGCTCTCACAGTACCGCACCCTGCTCGAAGACCAGCAGATGGCCAGTAACGTCGCGAAAGGCGAAAAGCCGGAAATCAACTCCGCCGCCATCTGGAAACAGCTCATCGAACGCCTCCAGAAAAATGAGTACACCTTCGATGAGTCCTTCTATGGGAATCTGGATGATTTCAGCCTCAAAGTTGCCTACTTCTTCCATTCTTCCATGCAGGGCATCTCACCCATGCCCGCAGCCCTGGAAACCCTCTGCCAGCTCAGCCAGCAGGGCAAAAAACTGGCCCTGTTCGCCGATGCTCAGCCGTTTACGCTGGTACAGCTATTGCGGGGATTAAGCTCGCAGGGTACACTCCCGCCACTTTCCGAACTGTTCACACAGGAATGTTTCTGCTTCTCCTATCGTGAAGAAGTCCGCAAACCGTCGGCTTCTCTGTACGAAAAGCTACTCAGTCGATTCAAACAGCTGGAGATTTCCCCTGAGGAAATCCTGCACGTCGGTTCCCGTATTCACGACGATCTGGCAGTCGCCAGGCAGCTGGGGATGAAAACGGCCCTGTTTGCCGGTGATTCGCTGAGCATACAGGCCAGCAAAGAAGAAGTCAGAAACCCCGATTCAAAACCTGACAGATTGATCACTGATTTGAGCCAATTAGCCGAAATCCTCGATTAA
- a CDS encoding 3-hydroxyacyl-ACP dehydratase FabZ family protein: MPPKLLYEGIDFDFENPLYGIEEIREINPQRFEMEQLTGIVHVDNDKHGIVGFKDVTENEFWVRGHMPGFPLMPGVILCECSAQLAGFYARKFKLLGGDFLGFGGMNEVRFRSPVFPNQRLVIMAQLARIRAGKRAEFNFQGLVDNSMVFSGQMIGVPIDKNQEVPGKP; the protein is encoded by the coding sequence ATGCCTCCCAAGTTGCTTTATGAAGGAATTGACTTCGATTTTGAAAACCCTCTCTACGGAATTGAAGAGATCAGAGAAATCAATCCTCAGCGATTTGAGATGGAACAGCTGACAGGCATCGTCCATGTCGATAATGACAAGCACGGGATTGTCGGCTTTAAAGATGTCACCGAGAACGAATTCTGGGTTCGCGGGCACATGCCCGGCTTCCCACTCATGCCCGGCGTCATTCTCTGTGAGTGCTCTGCCCAGCTGGCCGGCTTCTATGCCCGGAAATTCAAATTACTCGGGGGAGACTTCCTCGGCTTCGGCGGCATGAATGAAGTCCGCTTCCGCAGCCCCGTCTTCCCGAATCAGCGACTGGTGATCATGGCACAACTGGCCCGCATTCGTGCCGGCAAACGGGCTGAATTCAACTTCCAGGGACTGGTCGACAACAGCATGGTCTTCAGCGGCCAGATGATCGGCGTCCCCATCGATAAAAATCAGGAAGTTCCCGGGAAACCCTGA